The Arthrobacter russicus genome has a segment encoding these proteins:
- a CDS encoding LacI family DNA-binding transcriptional regulator, producing the protein MPKKSSSGAPRARIEDIAQRVGVSKGAVSFALNGKPGVSEATRQRVLAVAEELDWGPNSAARALSGAGTSVIGLVIARPAKTLGIEPFFAELTSGIQAALSERGFAVQMQIVENLEAEIEIYRRWWREHRVDGVILVDRRDVDPRIEVINSLGMPAVMVGGPGAPGEIPTAWADDWEAMTSIVDYLAALGHRRIAHVGGVPEFLHSKRRTEALDAARQRLGLDELLSVVTDFSDQQGASATRRLLAAAQRPTAIIFDNDVMALAGLSVAMEMNISVPAELSVVSFDDSLLTSLTHPAITALSRDTFDFGHRVARLLFESLQEPMPAGAARNLQLPTPVLQVRASTGAVPR; encoded by the coding sequence ATGCCGAAGAAGAGCAGCAGCGGCGCTCCCCGCGCCCGGATCGAAGACATCGCCCAGCGCGTCGGGGTGTCCAAGGGGGCGGTTTCGTTCGCGCTCAACGGCAAGCCGGGGGTCAGCGAGGCCACACGGCAGCGGGTGCTGGCGGTCGCCGAAGAGCTCGACTGGGGCCCCAACAGTGCTGCCCGGGCGCTGAGCGGTGCCGGGACGTCGGTGATCGGTCTGGTGATCGCGCGTCCGGCGAAAACCCTGGGCATCGAGCCGTTCTTCGCCGAATTGACTTCCGGGATCCAGGCGGCGTTGTCCGAACGCGGCTTCGCGGTGCAGATGCAGATCGTGGAGAATCTGGAAGCGGAAATCGAAATCTACCGCCGTTGGTGGCGGGAGCACCGCGTCGACGGTGTGATCCTGGTGGACCGGCGCGACGTCGATCCGCGGATCGAGGTGATCAATTCGCTCGGCATGCCGGCGGTCATGGTGGGCGGGCCCGGTGCGCCCGGTGAAATCCCCACGGCCTGGGCGGACGACTGGGAGGCGATGACTTCGATCGTGGACTACCTGGCCGCACTCGGGCACCGGCGGATCGCGCACGTCGGCGGCGTGCCGGAGTTCCTGCACAGCAAGCGGCGCACCGAAGCCCTCGATGCCGCCCGGCAGCGCTTGGGGCTCGACGAGCTCCTTTCGGTGGTGACCGACTTCAGCGATCAGCAAGGGGCCTCGGCTACCCGCAGGTTGCTGGCGGCTGCGCAGCGGCCGACGGCGATCATTTTCGACAACGATGTGATGGCGCTCGCCGGGCTGTCGGTGGCCATGGAAATGAACATTTCGGTGCCCGCGGAACTCTCCGTGGTCTCCTTCGACGACTCGTTGTTGACCAGCCTGACCCACCCGGCGATCACGGCATTGAGCCGGGACACCTTCGATTTCGGCCACCGGGTGGCCCGCTTGCTGTTCGAATCGTTGCAAGAGCCGATGCCGGCCGGAGCCGCGCGGAATCTGCAATTGCCGACGCCGGTGCTGCAAGTGCGCGCGAGCACCGGGGCAGTACCGCGCTAG
- a CDS encoding alpha-mannosidase, whose translation MHSDQKLIEDRVSRALRERLRREIHIPAVPLEIEVWHVDGGLIDGEHGEPVAPAEALAQVYQPTALGESWGPAWATSWFRLRAEIPAELQDHPLEAIFNLGFGDIDPGFHAEGMVYLPDGTVLKGLNPKNQWIPVDARTASGGRFEVYVEAAANPRIAGPDGYLPTFIGDKLTSSREPLYRLSRADINRFDAELWELCQDLETLNELSRELAESDARRFRILRAIERSLDAIDLQDVHRTAAAARAELREVLASPASASAHRIAAIGHAHIDSAWLWPLRETVRKVGRTTANVVNLMDQYPDFLFAMSQAQQLAWLKDHRPDVFDRVREYVRQGRFIPVGGMWVESDTNMPGSEAMARQFLYGKRFFLEEFGVETEEAWLPDTFGYSASLPQIVKAAGIKWFLTQKISWNTVNKFPHHTFDWEGIDGSRVFTHFPSVDTYSSDLSGGQLAHAARNFQEKGAASMSLAPFGWGDGGGGPTREMLARVSRNADLEGAPKLSMQRPADFFRAAEAEYPDRPVWAGELYLEFHRGTFTTQAKNKQGNRRSEHLLHEAELWSATAAVRLGTAYPYADLERIWKEVLLLQFHDILPGTSIAWVHREAAERYAVLAAELAAIIAEAQQALVGAGDTEIRFNAAPHRRSGVPAFGALAAGEVAAVEPVGRTVLSRLAESSEDGDGWLLENDRLRVVVGADGLFESVYDVRQNREVLAGPGNLFQLHPDFPNDWDAWDVDSFYRNTAVDLTAADSIEQVDAETLLIKRSFGDSTLEEMVSLRSGAGQVDLKVSVDWHEKEKFLKLSFPLDVQAERSSAEIQFGHVHRPTHANTSWDAAKFEICAHRWVQVEEPGYGVAVVNSATYGHDVSSSARSSAAAAAGTTVRLSVLRAPRFPDPGTDQGRHVFDYALVPGASVVDAVAAGYAINLPERVLHGAQGVGPLLAVDHDAVVIASVKLAEDRSGDLVARIYEAGGGRAAATLRADFEYLEVQETDLLERPIQPKALRGTADGVRLELRPFQLLTLRFRMS comes from the coding sequence ATGCACAGCGACCAGAAACTGATTGAAGACCGGGTCTCCCGGGCCCTGCGGGAACGGCTGCGCCGGGAAATCCATATCCCTGCGGTGCCCTTGGAGATCGAGGTGTGGCACGTCGACGGCGGCCTGATCGACGGGGAGCACGGCGAGCCGGTGGCGCCCGCGGAGGCCTTGGCGCAGGTGTACCAGCCGACCGCGCTCGGCGAATCCTGGGGACCGGCCTGGGCCACCAGCTGGTTCCGGTTGCGGGCCGAGATTCCGGCCGAGCTGCAGGACCATCCCCTGGAGGCGATCTTCAACCTCGGCTTCGGCGACATCGACCCCGGATTCCACGCCGAAGGCATGGTCTACTTGCCGGATGGCACGGTGCTGAAAGGGCTGAACCCGAAAAACCAGTGGATTCCGGTGGACGCCAGGACTGCCTCGGGTGGCCGGTTCGAAGTGTACGTCGAAGCCGCGGCGAACCCCCGGATCGCGGGTCCGGACGGGTACTTGCCGACCTTCATCGGTGACAAGCTGACCTCCAGCCGGGAACCCTTGTACCGGCTGAGCCGGGCCGACATCAACCGCTTCGACGCCGAGCTCTGGGAACTCTGCCAGGATTTGGAGACGCTCAACGAACTGAGCCGCGAACTCGCCGAGTCCGACGCCCGGCGGTTCCGGATCCTGCGCGCGATCGAACGTTCGCTCGATGCCATCGACCTGCAGGATGTGCACCGCACGGCTGCTGCGGCACGCGCCGAATTGCGCGAGGTGCTGGCGAGCCCGGCCTCGGCCAGCGCGCACCGGATCGCGGCGATCGGCCACGCGCACATTGACTCCGCCTGGCTCTGGCCGTTGCGCGAGACCGTCCGCAAAGTGGGCCGGACCACGGCCAACGTGGTCAACCTGATGGACCAGTACCCGGACTTCCTCTTCGCGATGAGCCAGGCGCAGCAGTTGGCCTGGCTCAAAGACCACCGGCCGGACGTGTTCGACCGGGTCCGCGAATACGTCCGGCAAGGCCGGTTCATCCCGGTGGGCGGCATGTGGGTGGAATCGGACACCAATATGCCCGGCAGCGAAGCAATGGCCCGGCAGTTCCTCTACGGCAAGCGGTTCTTCCTGGAAGAGTTCGGCGTGGAGACCGAAGAAGCCTGGTTGCCGGACACCTTCGGCTATTCGGCATCGCTGCCGCAGATCGTCAAAGCGGCCGGGATCAAATGGTTCCTGACCCAGAAGATCTCCTGGAACACGGTGAACAAGTTCCCGCACCACACCTTCGATTGGGAAGGCATCGACGGCAGCCGGGTATTCACGCATTTCCCTTCAGTGGACACTTACAGTTCGGACCTCTCCGGCGGGCAACTGGCGCACGCGGCGCGGAACTTCCAGGAAAAGGGCGCAGCCAGCATGTCCTTGGCGCCCTTCGGTTGGGGCGATGGCGGTGGCGGGCCCACCCGGGAGATGCTGGCCCGGGTCTCCCGGAATGCGGATCTCGAAGGCGCCCCGAAGCTTTCCATGCAGCGTCCGGCGGATTTTTTCCGGGCCGCCGAGGCCGAATACCCCGATCGTCCGGTCTGGGCGGGGGAGCTCTACCTGGAGTTCCACCGGGGGACCTTCACCACGCAGGCGAAGAACAAGCAGGGCAACCGGCGCAGCGAGCATTTGCTGCACGAAGCCGAACTGTGGAGTGCGACGGCTGCGGTACGCCTGGGCACGGCATATCCCTACGCGGATTTGGAGCGGATCTGGAAAGAGGTCCTGCTGCTGCAATTCCACGACATCCTGCCCGGCACCTCGATCGCCTGGGTGCACCGCGAGGCCGCAGAGCGCTACGCGGTGCTCGCAGCGGAGTTGGCAGCGATCATCGCCGAGGCGCAGCAGGCACTCGTCGGTGCCGGTGACACCGAGATCAGGTTCAATGCCGCGCCGCACCGGCGCAGCGGTGTGCCCGCCTTCGGGGCGTTGGCCGCCGGGGAGGTGGCCGCCGTCGAACCCGTCGGGCGGACCGTGCTCAGCAGGCTGGCCGAATCGTCCGAGGACGGCGATGGTTGGCTGCTGGAGAACGACCGGCTCCGGGTGGTCGTCGGGGCCGATGGCTTGTTCGAATCCGTCTACGACGTTCGGCAGAACCGCGAAGTGCTGGCCGGTCCGGGAAACCTGTTCCAGCTGCACCCGGACTTCCCGAACGATTGGGACGCCTGGGACGTGGATTCGTTTTACCGGAACACCGCGGTCGACCTGACCGCAGCCGATTCGATCGAGCAGGTCGACGCCGAGACCTTGTTGATCAAACGCAGCTTCGGCGACTCGACGCTCGAAGAAATGGTCAGCTTGCGTTCCGGGGCCGGGCAAGTGGATTTGAAGGTCAGTGTCGACTGGCACGAGAAGGAGAAGTTCCTGAAACTTTCCTTCCCCTTGGACGTCCAGGCCGAGCGCAGTTCGGCGGAGATCCAGTTCGGCCATGTGCATCGCCCGACGCACGCCAATACGTCCTGGGACGCCGCGAAGTTCGAGATCTGCGCGCACCGCTGGGTTCAGGTGGAAGAGCCGGGCTACGGCGTGGCGGTGGTGAACAGCGCGACTTACGGCCACGATGTCTCCAGTTCGGCCCGGTCCAGCGCGGCCGCAGCAGCCGGCACCACGGTGCGGCTTTCGGTGTTGCGGGCGCCGCGGTTCCCGGACCCGGGAACCGACCAGGGCCGGCACGTGTTTGATTACGCCTTGGTCCCGGGTGCCTCCGTGGTGGATGCGGTGGCGGCCGGTTATGCGATCAACCTGCCGGAACGGGTCCTGCACGGAGCGCAGGGGGTCGGACCGCTGCTCGCAGTGGATCACGACGCCGTCGTGATCGCCTCGGTGAAACTGGCCGAAGACCGCAGCGGCGACCTGGTGGCCCGGATCTATGAGGCCGGCGGCGGTCGGGCTGCGGCAACACTGCGTGCGGACTTCGAATACCTCGAGGTCCAGGAGACCGATTTGCTGGAGCGCCCGATCCAGCCGAAAGCGTTACGTGGCACGGCGGACGGAGTCCGGCTCGAACTGCGCCCCTTCCAGCTGCTGACCCTGAGGTTCCGCATGAGTTGA
- a CDS encoding endo-beta-N-acetylglucosaminidase, whose amino-acid sequence MRKKKQSPPVPEKTGLSRAMFIRYGTLGAAAAVAAPSLLSAGATAAFAADVPQPKDPSAPGPVLPGNQGGGIPAGPASYGFWASDITGWSPGLDPNAKHFVCHIPRAARIAPFAATQARPNLDPSTQVLTIDGDYRGSIYDERARAIGDESYVYTFRYWQYLDVFSSWHGQLTPNVPADKVADKNASGRTYGVLEVPNAGWTEAAHKNGAMSIGCWFWPRNGASFSDFVKKNPDGSYPVADKMIEIRKYFGFDGYFLNQEAQVSATDAKAFKAMVAYLKSRDPECYLQYYDAMLESGSLSYQNMINSKNVGWLGTAQKPLMDSIFMNYGWLRGWGVSGTGGPDPDLTKSAKTVSDLGFNPKKVAYGTTEFQQGGFNPSEIFGGLAAPGKNPPVSWGMFVPSEFWNRGCSDGTTRTVLGRSIFRDLEQKFWSGPKGDPSQSGRITEPTQPYRQNIWNTSGFDGVAHSVVEKSPYSALPINTNFTIGVGSYFNLQGATASTKAWNNAGIADPVLSWQFWVSNAAGTQSSVTLDESTAWEGSHSLRIKSSAGANPESTVHLFKTDLTIGSSVTATVMVKTSSAPALSLVLAPKAAPASVSTVALTPSGAAVNGWTAYTANLAPTTGQIAKISLKVAAAGSFDLNLGSVRIAGNGTTPAKPNGFSVTAGTAGSNGENVFLDWTKAADAYAYDVFNVDTAGAKTWLGRCHRDCFFAENVAIPANKTMNFELVAISPDGTRSAPAKASLLL is encoded by the coding sequence ATGCGAAAGAAAAAGCAAAGTCCTCCCGTTCCGGAGAAAACCGGTCTGAGCCGGGCGATGTTCATCCGCTACGGAACCCTCGGCGCCGCTGCCGCAGTCGCGGCACCGAGCCTGCTCAGCGCCGGAGCCACCGCCGCCTTCGCCGCAGACGTTCCACAGCCCAAAGACCCCAGCGCCCCGGGACCCGTGCTGCCGGGCAACCAAGGCGGCGGGATCCCGGCGGGACCGGCGTCGTACGGGTTCTGGGCGAGCGACATCACTGGCTGGAGCCCCGGGCTCGACCCCAACGCCAAGCACTTCGTCTGCCATATCCCGCGGGCCGCCCGGATCGCGCCGTTCGCGGCGACCCAAGCCCGGCCCAACCTGGATCCGAGCACCCAAGTGCTGACCATCGACGGCGACTACCGCGGCAGCATCTACGACGAACGCGCCCGGGCAATCGGCGACGAATCCTATGTCTACACCTTCCGCTACTGGCAGTACCTGGACGTCTTTTCCAGCTGGCACGGCCAATTGACCCCGAATGTGCCCGCGGACAAAGTCGCGGACAAAAATGCCTCCGGGCGAACCTATGGCGTGCTCGAGGTGCCCAATGCCGGCTGGACCGAAGCCGCGCACAAGAACGGCGCCATGTCGATCGGCTGCTGGTTCTGGCCCCGGAATGGTGCGAGCTTCAGCGATTTCGTCAAAAAGAACCCCGACGGCAGTTACCCGGTTGCCGACAAGATGATCGAGATCCGCAAATACTTCGGCTTCGACGGCTACTTCCTGAACCAGGAGGCCCAAGTCTCGGCGACGGACGCCAAAGCCTTCAAGGCCATGGTCGCGTACCTGAAATCACGCGACCCCGAGTGCTACCTGCAGTACTACGACGCGATGCTGGAGAGCGGATCGCTGTCCTATCAGAACATGATCAACTCGAAGAACGTCGGCTGGTTGGGCACCGCGCAGAAGCCGCTGATGGACTCGATCTTCATGAACTACGGCTGGCTCCGCGGCTGGGGCGTGAGCGGCACCGGCGGGCCCGACCCGGATCTGACCAAGAGCGCGAAAACGGTCTCGGACCTGGGTTTCAACCCGAAGAAGGTCGCCTACGGCACCACCGAGTTCCAACAAGGCGGTTTCAACCCCTCGGAGATCTTCGGCGGCCTGGCCGCGCCCGGCAAGAATCCCCCGGTCAGCTGGGGCATGTTCGTGCCGAGCGAATTCTGGAACCGCGGCTGCAGCGACGGCACCACCCGCACGGTGCTGGGCCGGTCGATCTTCCGGGATCTGGAGCAGAAGTTCTGGTCCGGGCCCAAGGGCGACCCCTCGCAGAGCGGGCGGATCACCGAGCCCACCCAGCCCTACCGGCAGAACATCTGGAACACCAGCGGGTTCGACGGCGTCGCGCATTCCGTGGTGGAAAAGTCGCCCTATTCGGCGCTGCCGATCAATACCAACTTCACGATCGGCGTCGGCTCCTATTTCAATCTGCAAGGCGCCACGGCCAGCACGAAGGCCTGGAACAACGCCGGCATCGCCGATCCGGTGCTCAGCTGGCAGTTCTGGGTCAGCAATGCGGCCGGCACGCAGAGCAGCGTGACCTTGGACGAATCCACCGCGTGGGAAGGTTCGCATTCGTTGCGGATCAAGAGCAGCGCCGGCGCCAACCCGGAGAGCACGGTGCATCTGTTCAAGACCGACCTCACGATCGGCAGCTCGGTCACCGCAACGGTCATGGTGAAGACCTCCTCGGCGCCGGCCTTGTCCTTGGTCCTGGCACCGAAAGCCGCCCCGGCCTCGGTCAGCACCGTGGCCCTGACGCCGAGCGGAGCGGCCGTCAACGGCTGGACCGCCTATACCGCGAATCTCGCACCGACCACCGGCCAGATCGCCAAGATCAGCCTCAAGGTCGCGGCGGCGGGTAGTTTCGACCTCAACCTGGGCAGCGTCCGGATTGCCGGAAACGGCACGACGCCGGCCAAACCGAACGGATTCAGCGTCACCGCCGGCACCGCGGGCAGCAATGGCGAGAACGTCTTCCTCGATTGGACCAAGGCGGCCGATGCCTATGCCTACGACGTTTTCAACGTCGACACCGCGGGGGCCAAGACCTGGCTGGGCCGTTGCCACCGGGATTGCTTCTTCGCGGAGAACGTTGCGATTCCGGCCAATAAGACGATGAACTTCGAACTGGTTGCGATTTCCCCCGATGGCACTCGTTCCGCCCCGGCCAAGGCATCGCTGCTGCTCTAG
- a CDS encoding glycoside hydrolase 5 family protein: protein MQAPVSPRAVARPRFGVNYTPTQGWFHHWLDFDLDEVRRDFDALAELGLDHVRLFAVWPYFQPNRGLIRPRAVAQLLAMIQAAGERGLDCSVDALQGHLSSFDFLPAWVKTWHGRNLFTDPDVIEGQSRYLRELASAISAEPNVLGMSLGNEFSQFASAIHPERNPATMPEADHWLRTMLEACEAGAPGLAHCHSEYDSAFFDGRHPFTPAGTARNGTMSTVHSWIFNGTAQRYGGMSQQSFRLAEYLIEVARGWAVDPGRAIWLQEIGAPAPHVGAQDAAEFSTRALEYALDCEGLWGVTWWCSHDVSGELLDFPSLEYTLGLLGNDQRLKPEGSAFAAAIQRSATAPAPAPRHTALLLDVGPEPEAPGRGTCAPGGEFFDAWMSLAIAGERPTVLLASQAHDQSQLEARGITAVVQPSDVSSAHLPIR from the coding sequence ATGCAGGCTCCGGTCAGCCCCCGGGCTGTTGCGAGACCGCGGTTCGGGGTCAACTACACACCCACGCAGGGCTGGTTCCACCACTGGCTCGACTTCGACCTTGACGAAGTGCGTCGGGATTTCGACGCGCTCGCGGAGCTTGGCCTGGACCACGTGCGGCTTTTCGCGGTGTGGCCCTATTTCCAACCGAACCGCGGCCTGATCCGCCCGCGTGCGGTGGCGCAGCTGCTTGCCATGATCCAGGCTGCCGGGGAACGCGGTCTGGATTGCTCAGTGGATGCGCTGCAGGGACACCTGTCCAGCTTCGACTTCCTGCCCGCCTGGGTGAAGACCTGGCATGGCCGGAACCTTTTCACCGATCCTGACGTCATCGAGGGGCAGAGCCGCTATCTGCGTGAATTGGCGAGCGCGATTTCGGCGGAACCCAATGTGCTGGGCATGAGCTTGGGCAACGAGTTCAGCCAATTCGCTTCCGCCATCCATCCGGAGCGCAACCCGGCGACGATGCCGGAAGCGGACCACTGGCTGCGGACCATGCTCGAGGCGTGCGAGGCAGGTGCACCTGGCCTGGCGCACTGCCACTCGGAGTACGACAGCGCGTTCTTCGACGGCAGGCACCCGTTCACCCCTGCCGGAACTGCCCGGAACGGCACCATGAGCACCGTGCATTCATGGATCTTCAACGGCACCGCGCAACGTTACGGCGGAATGAGCCAACAGAGCTTCCGGCTGGCCGAATACCTGATCGAGGTTGCCCGGGGCTGGGCGGTCGACCCGGGACGCGCCATCTGGCTGCAGGAAATCGGTGCTCCGGCACCGCACGTCGGGGCCCAGGACGCGGCCGAGTTCAGCACTCGTGCGCTCGAATACGCGCTGGACTGCGAAGGCCTGTGGGGCGTCACCTGGTGGTGTTCGCACGATGTTTCGGGCGAACTGCTGGACTTCCCCTCGCTCGAATACACCTTGGGCCTCCTGGGCAACGACCAGCGGCTGAAACCCGAAGGCTCGGCGTTCGCTGCGGCCATCCAACGGAGTGCCACGGCGCCGGCCCCGGCGCCGCGCCACACCGCCCTGCTGCTCGACGTCGGCCCGGAGCCGGAAGCCCCGGGACGCGGCACCTGCGCGCCCGGCGGCGAGTTCTTCGATGCTTGGATGTCCTTGGCGATCGCCGGGGAACGGCCGACCGTACTGCTGGCTTCGCAAGCCCACGACCAAAGCCAGCTGGAGGCACGCGGCATCACCGCCGTCGTGCAGCCCAGCGACGTCAGCTCGGCGCACCTGCCGATCCGTTGA
- a CDS encoding carbohydrate ABC transporter permease — translation MTALPAAESRSSLPTAKPAGKTPKRARSRGFNSSSPRELAIRYILLLLVLAISIGPFLWQLSTALKSPSEDIYGAASGLIPQNPTGQNFANVNDAIPVFKYIGNSVIVAFLVVAGNVIGCTMAGFALARLAFRCRNLVIGLILVTMVLPGEATIIAQFVTVKDLGLADTLLGVALPGMLGMINVLLMWNAFRGIPEEIDQAAIVDGANVWQRIRYIGFPAVKGTLAIVLIFAFIGAWDDFLWPLIVLTNPDNFTLTMGLQYLKGTFSNDPRLIAAGATIAFIPIAIVFILAQRWFFRGVGEGAVKG, via the coding sequence ATGACCGCGCTTCCGGCAGCGGAGTCCCGCAGCTCCCTCCCGACCGCAAAGCCGGCCGGAAAAACCCCGAAACGAGCACGCAGCAGGGGCTTCAACAGCTCCTCGCCGCGCGAATTGGCGATCCGGTACATTCTGCTGCTGCTGGTCCTGGCCATCAGCATCGGCCCATTCCTCTGGCAGCTCTCCACTGCCCTGAAGTCGCCGTCGGAGGACATCTACGGCGCGGCGAGCGGATTGATCCCGCAAAACCCCACCGGGCAGAATTTCGCCAATGTCAATGACGCCATCCCGGTCTTCAAATACATCGGCAACTCGGTCATCGTCGCCTTCCTGGTGGTGGCCGGCAATGTCATCGGCTGCACCATGGCCGGCTTCGCGCTGGCCCGGCTCGCCTTCCGCTGCCGGAACCTGGTGATCGGCTTGATCCTGGTCACCATGGTGCTGCCCGGCGAAGCGACGATCATCGCGCAATTCGTCACGGTCAAAGACTTGGGCCTGGCAGACACCCTGCTCGGCGTCGCCCTGCCCGGCATGCTCGGCATGATCAACGTGTTGTTGATGTGGAACGCTTTCCGCGGCATCCCGGAGGAAATCGACCAGGCCGCGATCGTGGACGGCGCCAACGTCTGGCAGCGGATTCGCTACATCGGTTTCCCCGCGGTGAAGGGCACCCTCGCGATCGTGCTGATCTTCGCCTTCATCGGCGCCTGGGACGATTTCCTCTGGCCGTTGATCGTGTTGACCAATCCGGACAATTTCACGCTCACCATGGGCTTGCAGTATCTCAAGGGCACGTTCAGCAACGATCCGCGGTTGATCGCTGCCGGGGCGACGATCGCCTTCATCCCGATTGCGATCGTCTTCATCCTCGCCCAGCGCTGGTTCTTCCGCGGAGTCGGTGAGGGCGCCGTCAAAGGTTGA
- a CDS encoding ABC transporter substrate-binding protein gives MRKLIPAAAAIAVAGLVLTGCSGGASSDGSASGEIKGEITVQTWALTPKFQPYLDKVIKSFEDKNPGTTVKLLDQPGDGYSNKIVSQASTNTLPDVVNIPPDFGVALAKSGALLDIASVEKDLDKTYVKGALDAFKYSGVDGTFGFPWYLNTDISYWNASQMSESGLDPKKLPTTLDEQLAQAKIMHDASGGKYFLMSSKPTTDDFLRAGIKVLSDDGTKAAFNTDAAAQLVQKYVDAYKAGYYPSSVLNDDYLGNSQLFTKGQVAFSTGGGPAYASFVKDNPSLASSIVMGPALNDQPPLYVQGFAISKQSKNQATALAFTKFILNPENQLEFANLTNTFPSTLASANDPSLSKSDGTPAGEAKVLAFNSLQKAKVLSPVQLDDAMKKILNQQISLAMKGDVAPKKALDDAASQIDKLLASQ, from the coding sequence ATGCGAAAGCTCATCCCTGCCGCCGCGGCAATCGCCGTCGCCGGCCTCGTGCTGACCGGCTGCTCAGGCGGTGCAAGCTCGGACGGTTCCGCGAGCGGTGAAATCAAAGGCGAGATCACCGTGCAGACCTGGGCGCTGACGCCCAAGTTCCAGCCCTACCTCGACAAAGTAATCAAGAGTTTCGAAGACAAGAACCCGGGCACCACGGTGAAGTTGCTCGATCAACCCGGGGACGGTTATTCCAACAAGATCGTCTCGCAGGCCAGCACCAACACGCTGCCCGACGTGGTCAACATCCCACCGGACTTCGGCGTCGCCTTGGCCAAATCCGGCGCCCTGCTGGACATCGCCAGTGTGGAGAAGGACCTAGACAAGACCTATGTCAAAGGCGCGCTGGATGCATTCAAGTACTCCGGCGTCGACGGGACCTTCGGCTTCCCCTGGTACCTGAACACGGATATCAGCTACTGGAATGCCAGCCAGATGTCCGAATCCGGCTTGGATCCGAAGAAGCTGCCCACCACCCTGGACGAGCAATTGGCGCAGGCCAAGATCATGCACGACGCCTCCGGCGGCAAGTACTTCTTGATGAGTTCCAAGCCGACGACTGACGATTTCCTGCGCGCCGGCATCAAGGTGCTCAGCGACGACGGCACCAAGGCGGCTTTCAACACCGATGCCGCCGCGCAGCTGGTGCAGAAATACGTCGACGCCTACAAAGCCGGGTACTACCCCTCGTCGGTGCTCAATGACGACTACCTGGGCAATTCGCAGCTCTTCACCAAAGGCCAAGTCGCCTTCAGCACCGGTGGCGGCCCGGCCTACGCCAGCTTCGTCAAGGACAATCCCAGCCTGGCGAGTTCGATCGTGATGGGACCGGCGCTGAACGACCAGCCGCCGCTGTACGTGCAAGGCTTCGCGATCTCCAAGCAGAGCAAGAACCAGGCGACGGCGCTGGCCTTCACCAAGTTCATCCTCAACCCGGAGAACCAACTCGAGTTCGCGAACCTGACCAACACCTTCCCCAGCACCCTGGCCTCGGCCAACGACCCGTCGCTCAGCAAGAGCGACGGCACCCCGGCCGGCGAAGCGAAGGTGCTCGCCTTCAATTCGCTGCAGAAGGCGAAGGTGCTCAGCCCGGTACAGCTGGACGACGCCATGAAGAAAATCCTCAACCAGCAGATCTCGCTCGCGATGAAGGGCGATGTGGCACCGAAAAAGGCGCTCGACGACGCCGCTTCGCAAATCGACAAGCTCTTGGCGAGCCAATAG
- a CDS encoding carbohydrate ABC transporter permease — MRSHRWFTPWLLVAPALLWLGAFSFWPAINTVRMSFTNAKPLGGTERWVGLQNYTNLFSDPQVGNALLNSVVYMAVCLPLLTLLPLGIAILVEKKIPGITFFRTSFYLPVIASAVVVALLWNLVLDDGGVVNNIAQSLKWVQGPIPFLTDRWLVVFSSISLTVWKGLGYYMVIYIAALGNVSNDLHEAAALDGAGAWRRFWSVTVPGVRGAMILVAIMICVSALRIFTEPYFLTGTTGGPGGFASSFVMIIQQYARGLLGNLGYASALSVVLFFICLIPMLILARQNRKES, encoded by the coding sequence ATGCGTTCACATCGTTGGTTCACGCCCTGGCTATTGGTGGCACCGGCCCTGCTGTGGTTGGGTGCCTTCAGTTTTTGGCCGGCCATCAACACGGTCCGGATGTCCTTCACCAACGCCAAGCCGTTGGGCGGAACCGAACGCTGGGTCGGCCTGCAAAACTACACGAACCTGTTCAGCGACCCCCAAGTGGGCAATGCGCTGCTGAACTCGGTGGTCTACATGGCCGTCTGCCTGCCCCTGCTGACCTTGCTCCCGCTCGGCATCGCGATCCTGGTGGAAAAGAAAATCCCCGGCATCACCTTCTTCCGCACCTCGTTCTACCTTCCGGTGATCGCCAGTGCGGTGGTCGTGGCCCTGCTTTGGAACCTGGTCCTGGACGACGGCGGCGTGGTCAACAACATCGCCCAATCGCTGAAATGGGTGCAGGGGCCGATCCCGTTCCTGACCGACCGGTGGCTCGTGGTGTTCAGTTCGATCAGCCTCACCGTGTGGAAAGGCCTCGGCTACTACATGGTGATTTACATCGCCGCGCTCGGCAACGTCTCCAATGACCTGCACGAGGCCGCCGCACTGGACGGCGCGGGCGCCTGGCGGCGTTTCTGGTCGGTCACCGTGCCCGGCGTGCGCGGCGCGATGATCCTGGTGGCGATCATGATCTGCGTTTCCGCACTGCGGATCTTCACCGAACCCTACTTCCTCACCGGCACCACGGGCGGCCCCGGCGGCTTCGCCTCCAGCTTCGTGATGATCATCCAGCAATACGCCCGCGGCCTGCTCGGCAACCTCGGTTACGCCTCCGCGCTCTCCGTGGTGCTGTTCTTCATTTGCCTCATCCCGATGCTGATCCTGGCCCGGCAGAACCGTAAGGAAAGTTGA